The Peribacillus simplex genome contains a region encoding:
- a CDS encoding helix-turn-helix domain-containing protein, with protein MINLQHTKTNSYLPLQPEFEILTDYYLEHKERNKQNQSTILFYQFKMKKDMFNVITVIPDGCIDILFCCNEKAPFANVCGSVLQTKSINLHADNEYFGVRFMPNQETHKMNYSMKEIIDKEVPLLDMVSLDSQIVERLISERNFLGKINLFNETIRKFIFNVDSSSKAIEYALHNIYMNRGNITMIQLAKEMGYSTRYLRKQFEEHVGISPKLFSQIVRFQSSISMLLKINHCTLKDVIMENGYYDQAHIINDFKNFGYMTPNKFTEKFSAGYTYSSL; from the coding sequence GTGATTAATCTTCAGCATACAAAAACTAATAGTTACCTCCCATTGCAGCCGGAATTTGAAATTCTTACGGATTATTATTTAGAGCATAAAGAGAGAAATAAACAAAATCAATCTACTATCCTTTTTTATCAATTCAAAATGAAAAAAGATATGTTCAATGTCATCACAGTTATACCTGATGGTTGTATTGATATCCTATTTTGCTGTAATGAGAAAGCACCATTCGCTAATGTATGTGGAAGCGTATTACAGACCAAATCGATTAATCTTCATGCCGACAATGAATACTTTGGGGTAAGGTTCATGCCAAATCAAGAAACACATAAAATGAATTACTCCATGAAAGAAATAATCGATAAAGAAGTGCCGTTACTTGACATGGTTTCATTGGATTCCCAGATTGTTGAAAGACTAATCTCTGAGCGGAACTTTTTAGGTAAAATTAATCTATTTAACGAAACAATTAGAAAGTTTATTTTTAATGTCGATTCATCCTCTAAAGCAATAGAATATGCACTACATAATATTTACATGAATAGAGGAAATATCACAATGATCCAATTGGCAAAAGAGATGGGGTATTCAACTAGATATTTGCGTAAACAATTTGAAGAACATGTAGGGATTTCACCAAAATTATTCAGTCAAATTGTGAGGTTCCAATCTTCCATAAGCATGCTCCTCAAAATCAATCACTGTACGCTCAAAGATGTTATTATGGAAAATGGCTATTATGATCAAGCACATATAATAAATGATTTTAAAAATTTTGGTTATATGACACCCAATAAATTCACTGAAAAATTCTCAGCAGGGTATACATATTCTAGTTTGTAA
- a CDS encoding APC family permease: MYIIETQKSNESVPIAPGTTDLKRTLKMWDLVIFGFGFMAPVAAMSLFGIITLASQGHSVLSYIIGFVAMLFTAYSFGKMVEAYPVAGSTYTYAQRALHPKLGFIAGWGMILDYLLIPMLTFLISANFANALVPSIPIWAWILIFALPITIVNIIGIEIAAKVNSILVLLMVIAVFTFIISASQYIVKGNLSLIQFNALYNPGTFSSGAVISGAAIVIVAYLGFDAITTLAEETNIEGKKIGSAIMFTCIIQTIFYVSVTYLAVILLGNYLSIQNPDTAFFNVLDIIGGLFLQTFITLMIIVSGVASALVSQSATSRLLLGMGRDNVIPIKFFGYIHPKYKTPVNNILLVSILGIIGAVLMNMKLVSDLVSFGGLLGFTFVNISVINHYYFKNRQRNIFKFLIVPLIGISVCLYILWGLSITGKVVGFTWMGIGFIYLIARSAYSKELRGIKQRLINKLVKDEKY, encoded by the coding sequence GTGTATATTATAGAAACGCAAAAATCAAATGAGAGTGTACCAATCGCACCTGGTACAACAGATTTAAAGCGAACTTTAAAGATGTGGGATCTAGTTATTTTCGGGTTCGGATTTATGGCGCCAGTTGCTGCGATGTCACTATTTGGAATTATAACATTAGCTTCACAAGGACACTCTGTACTTTCCTATATTATTGGATTTGTTGCCATGTTATTTACAGCGTACAGCTTCGGGAAAATGGTGGAAGCTTATCCTGTTGCCGGATCTACTTATACTTATGCACAGCGTGCGCTTCATCCAAAGTTAGGGTTCATAGCTGGATGGGGAATGATACTCGATTATCTTTTAATTCCAATGCTGACTTTTTTAATCAGTGCTAATTTTGCGAACGCCCTTGTACCGAGTATCCCAATTTGGGCCTGGATTCTCATCTTTGCCTTACCTATTACAATTGTAAATATAATCGGTATAGAGATTGCAGCAAAAGTAAATTCAATCTTAGTCCTCCTCATGGTCATAGCTGTATTTACATTCATTATCAGTGCCAGCCAATATATTGTGAAGGGCAATCTTTCACTTATTCAATTTAATGCCCTTTATAACCCAGGTACATTTTCTAGTGGTGCGGTCATTAGTGGGGCTGCTATTGTTATTGTTGCCTACTTAGGGTTCGATGCCATTACTACGTTGGCAGAAGAAACAAATATAGAGGGAAAAAAAATTGGCTCGGCTATTATGTTTACCTGTATCATTCAAACCATTTTTTATGTTTCAGTCACGTATTTGGCTGTGATCCTGCTAGGAAACTATTTGTCTATTCAAAATCCAGATACAGCATTTTTTAATGTTCTTGATATTATTGGCGGTTTATTCCTTCAGACCTTCATTACACTTATGATCATAGTTTCTGGAGTGGCAAGTGCATTGGTAAGCCAGTCAGCAACAAGCCGGTTGCTTTTGGGTATGGGACGAGACAATGTAATCCCTATTAAGTTTTTTGGGTACATACATCCAAAATACAAAACTCCGGTTAATAATATTCTATTAGTGTCTATCTTGGGAATTATCGGTGCTGTATTAATGAACATGAAACTAGTATCAGATCTGGTATCATTTGGCGGGTTACTGGGATTTACTTTTGTAAATATAAGTGTGATTAATCACTATTATTTTAAAAATAGACAAAGAAATATCTTTAAGTTTTTAATTGTTCCGCTAATCGGTATATCGGTCTGTTTATATATATTATGGGGCCTTTCAATAACTGGAAAAGTGGTGGGATTTACATGGATGGGGATTGGTTTTATATATCTTATAGCAAGATCTGCGTATTCAAAAGAATTAAGAGGCATCAAACAAAGGCTGATCAACAAATTGGTTAAAGATGAAAAATATTAA
- a CDS encoding aldehyde dehydrogenase family protein, which yields MTKVYQLFINGKWVDALSGKTFESINPGTGKVNAIVAEAGVEDVDLAVKTARQAFEKGHWAEMDPSERGRLLYKAALKMREKSDFLAEVESLDNGLPIKETKFIAMPATIDVLEFYAGLTNKVHGETLASPGNRLNYTLREPLGVIGAIVPWNFPLMLTMWKLAPALAAGNTLVIKPAEQTPVSILELVKIFKEVGLPDGVINVVPGFGHTAGDALVSHPGIDKIAFTGSTRTGQLIMQSASKNLKPVTLELGGKSPNIIFDDASLEDAVNMSAFGIYFAQGQVCAAGSRIFVQDSIYDQFMDLFVNKAQSIRVGNPLETTTQMGPQVSDKQLQQIEKYVSIGLKEGAKLVTGGERFTEAGDGYYFTPTVFENVTNDMTIAREEIFGPVASIIRFKDEADALEKANDTVYGLASGVWTNDLKRAHRMARGIKAGTVWVNSYSYLDSVAPFGGTKQSGFGRELGTQAMDMYTQTKHVWVDLNEKALNWYGG from the coding sequence ATGACAAAAGTATATCAACTGTTTATTAATGGAAAGTGGGTTGATGCCCTCTCGGGTAAAACATTCGAGTCAATTAATCCAGGTACGGGAAAAGTAAATGCTATTGTGGCAGAAGCCGGAGTGGAAGACGTAGATCTTGCAGTAAAGACAGCGCGACAAGCGTTTGAAAAAGGTCACTGGGCAGAGATGGATCCAAGCGAGCGCGGGCGCTTGCTGTATAAGGCTGCATTAAAAATGCGGGAAAAATCTGATTTTCTTGCTGAAGTAGAATCGTTGGATAATGGACTGCCTATTAAAGAAACAAAATTTATCGCCATGCCAGCGACGATCGATGTTTTGGAGTTCTACGCTGGATTAACAAACAAAGTACATGGAGAAACCTTGGCATCTCCGGGAAACCGACTTAATTATACGTTAAGAGAACCACTCGGCGTTATTGGCGCAATTGTTCCGTGGAATTTCCCTTTAATGCTAACAATGTGGAAGCTGGCTCCAGCGCTTGCAGCAGGAAATACTTTGGTCATTAAGCCAGCTGAACAAACACCGGTCAGTATATTGGAGTTAGTTAAAATATTCAAGGAAGTAGGACTGCCTGACGGTGTTATTAATGTTGTTCCTGGTTTTGGACATACAGCGGGGGATGCCTTAGTTTCTCACCCGGGGATTGATAAGATTGCCTTCACGGGATCCACTCGGACAGGACAGCTAATCATGCAATCAGCCAGTAAAAATTTAAAGCCCGTTACCTTGGAATTGGGTGGGAAGTCGCCAAACATAATTTTTGATGATGCGAGTTTGGAAGATGCAGTGAACATGTCTGCCTTTGGTATTTATTTTGCGCAAGGACAGGTATGTGCAGCGGGATCCCGCATATTTGTTCAAGATTCTATCTATGACCAATTCATGGACTTGTTTGTTAATAAAGCTCAATCAATACGTGTCGGCAACCCTCTTGAAACCACTACTCAGATGGGTCCACAGGTTTCAGATAAACAGTTACAGCAAATTGAAAAGTACGTATCGATTGGTTTGAAAGAAGGAGCAAAACTTGTGACTGGTGGAGAACGCTTTACAGAGGCAGGGGATGGTTATTATTTTACGCCGACAGTCTTTGAAAATGTTACAAACGATATGACGATTGCCCGCGAAGAAATCTTCGGACCTGTTGCTTCTATCATTCGATTTAAAGATGAAGCCGATGCTCTTGAAAAAGCAAATGATACCGTTTACGGACTGGCTTCAGGGGTTTGGACGAATGATTTGAAGCGTGCTCATCGAATGGCCCGCGGAATCAAAGCCGGAACAGTATGGGTAAATTCATACAGTTACTTAGATAGCGTAGCACCTTTTGGCGGTACAAAACAGAGTGGCTTTGGACGTGAATTGGGAACACAGGCTATGGATATGTATACTCAAACGAAGCATGTGTGGGTTGACCTGAATGAAAAAGCCTTGAACTGGTATGGAGGATAA